A genomic stretch from Achromobacter spanius includes:
- a CDS encoding aspartate aminotransferase family protein, translating to MNAPANLPDLSHLWMPFTANKQFKAHPRMLATAKGMYYTSADGRQILDGTAGLWCVNAGHGREEIVEAISRQAGIMDYAPGFQLGHPLAFEAATAVASLMPQGLDRVFFTNSGSESVDTSLKIALAYHRARGDGQRTRLIGRERGYHGVGFGGISVGGISTNRKTFSGALLPSVDHLPHTHNLEQNAYSKGQPAWGANLAEELERIVALHDASTIAAVIVEPMAGSTGVLIPPKGYLEKLREITSKHGILLIFDEVITAYGRLGAATASEFFGVTPDIIAMAKGVSNAAVPAGAVAVKREVHDAIVNGPAGGIEFFHGYTYSAHPLAAAAILATLDIYRREDLFGRARKLSGAFQEAAHSLKGAPNVIDVRNLGLVAGIELSPRAGAPGARAGEVFQKCFDSGLMVRYTGDIIAVSPPLIIDEAQIGQIFEQIGKILKEVA from the coding sequence ATGAACGCCCCCGCCAATTTGCCCGACTTGTCCCATCTCTGGATGCCCTTCACTGCCAACAAGCAGTTCAAGGCTCACCCGCGCATGCTGGCAACGGCCAAAGGCATGTACTACACGTCGGCCGATGGCCGGCAAATCCTGGACGGCACCGCCGGCCTGTGGTGCGTCAACGCCGGCCACGGCCGCGAGGAAATCGTCGAGGCCATCTCCCGCCAGGCCGGCATCATGGACTACGCGCCGGGCTTCCAACTGGGCCACCCGCTGGCCTTCGAAGCCGCCACGGCAGTCGCCAGCCTGATGCCCCAAGGCCTGGACCGCGTTTTCTTCACGAACTCGGGTTCCGAATCCGTCGACACCTCCCTGAAAATTGCACTGGCTTACCACCGCGCACGCGGCGACGGCCAGCGCACCCGCCTGATCGGCCGTGAACGCGGCTATCACGGCGTGGGCTTCGGCGGCATTTCGGTCGGCGGCATCTCGACCAACCGCAAGACCTTCTCGGGCGCGCTGCTGCCCTCGGTTGACCACCTGCCGCACACGCACAACCTGGAACAGAACGCCTACTCCAAGGGCCAACCCGCCTGGGGCGCCAACCTGGCCGAAGAACTGGAACGCATCGTGGCGCTGCACGACGCCTCCACCATCGCCGCCGTGATCGTCGAACCCATGGCGGGCTCGACCGGCGTGCTGATTCCGCCCAAGGGCTATCTGGAAAAGCTGCGCGAAATTACCTCCAAGCACGGCATTCTGCTGATTTTTGACGAAGTCATCACCGCTTACGGCCGCCTGGGCGCCGCCACCGCATCCGAATTCTTCGGCGTCACGCCGGACATCATCGCCATGGCCAAGGGCGTCAGCAACGCCGCCGTGCCGGCCGGCGCGGTCGCCGTCAAGCGCGAAGTCCACGACGCTATCGTCAACGGCCCCGCCGGCGGCATCGAGTTCTTCCACGGCTACACCTATTCGGCACACCCGCTGGCCGCTGCCGCCATCCTGGCCACGCTGGACATCTACCGCCGCGAAGACCTGTTCGGCCGCGCCCGCAAGTTGTCGGGCGCGTTCCAGGAAGCCGCGCACAGCCTGAAGGGCGCGCCGAACGTCATCGACGTGCGCAACCTGGGCCTGGTTGCCGGCATTGAACTGTCGCCGCGCGCGGGCGCACCAGGCGCACGCGCCGGCGAGGTCTTCCAGAAGTGCTTCGACAGCGGCCTGATGGTGCGCTATACCGGCGATATCATCGCCGTGTCGCCCCCGCTGATCATCGACGAAGCCCAGATCGGCCAGATCTTCGAACAGATCGGGAAGATCCTGAAAGAAGTCGCGTAA
- a CDS encoding putative bifunctional diguanylate cyclase/phosphodiesterase, producing the protein MLVGTYNPSLVLVSLGVAILASYTALGMANRVRASNGLPAARYWLAGGAFAMGVGIWSMHFVGMLAFNLPIPMGYDLPLTILSLAIAIGCSAFALWIVCKDELPWRRLLSGALLMGAGIAAMHYLGMAAMRMAPGIVYDAKWFALSIAIAVVASGAALWITYRLRHDGPRVALSRPLASVVMGIAIVGMHYSGMEAAAFPAGSICMAADGGISAGWLAIAVTAVTLSVLAIALVVAVLDNRLEARTSALASSLAEANEELVQLALHDTLTKLPNRILLEDRMEQAIESASRRKGYFAVLFFDLDGFKAVNDAYGHHTGDALLIDLAQRIRQALRTQDTVARLGGDEFIVLSEVIEPTDAANVADRLIEAIARPVMVYGHEVLVTSSVGIAIYPNDGEDTHTLLTNADAAMYHAKRLGGTGYSFFEPSMNADAHEQIELLHDLRLAQERGQFVLHYQPKYEAPAGPIIGAEALLRWNHPTRGLVGPDQFIPTAEKTGLILSIGEWVINEACRQMREWINAGQTHWTIAVNISALQFAHASLVETVRVALARHDVPPSCLTLEVTESTAMRDAEASLAVLKRLSGLGVTISIDDFGTGYSSLLYLKRLPATELKIDRGFVNQLENDNEDAAIVAAIVALAQQLNLRIVAEGVETAAQQKFLTGLGCETLQGFLLGRPMPATEFLEHAAT; encoded by the coding sequence ATGCTCGTTGGAACTTATAACCCTTCGCTCGTCCTCGTATCTCTAGGGGTCGCCATCCTGGCGTCATATACGGCGTTGGGCATGGCCAACCGCGTGCGGGCCTCGAACGGGCTGCCGGCCGCGCGGTACTGGCTGGCGGGTGGTGCGTTCGCCATGGGCGTCGGGATCTGGTCGATGCACTTTGTGGGCATGCTGGCCTTCAACCTGCCCATCCCGATGGGCTACGACCTGCCGCTGACCATACTGTCGTTGGCCATCGCCATCGGCTGCTCGGCCTTTGCGCTGTGGATCGTGTGCAAGGACGAACTGCCTTGGCGCCGCTTGCTCAGCGGCGCGCTGCTGATGGGGGCCGGGATTGCAGCGATGCACTATCTGGGCATGGCCGCCATGCGCATGGCCCCGGGCATCGTCTACGACGCAAAGTGGTTTGCGTTGTCCATCGCGATTGCGGTGGTGGCCTCGGGAGCCGCGCTGTGGATCACCTACCGGCTGCGCCACGACGGGCCGCGCGTGGCCTTGTCGCGGCCGCTGGCGTCGGTGGTCATGGGCATCGCCATTGTCGGCATGCATTACTCGGGCATGGAAGCCGCGGCCTTCCCCGCCGGCAGCATCTGCATGGCGGCCGACGGCGGGATCTCGGCGGGCTGGCTGGCCATCGCCGTGACGGCCGTTACCTTGAGCGTGCTGGCCATTGCGCTGGTGGTGGCGGTGCTGGACAACCGGCTGGAGGCGCGCACATCGGCGCTGGCCTCGTCATTGGCCGAAGCCAATGAAGAACTGGTGCAGTTGGCCCTGCACGACACGCTGACCAAGCTGCCCAACCGCATCCTGCTGGAAGACCGCATGGAGCAGGCCATCGAGAGCGCGAGCCGGCGCAAGGGCTATTTCGCCGTGCTGTTCTTTGACCTGGACGGTTTCAAGGCGGTCAACGACGCCTACGGCCACCACACGGGTGATGCCTTGCTGATCGACCTGGCCCAGCGCATCCGCCAGGCCCTGCGCACGCAGGACACGGTGGCGCGCCTGGGGGGTGACGAATTCATCGTGCTGAGCGAAGTCATCGAGCCCACCGACGCCGCCAACGTAGCCGACCGGCTGATCGAAGCCATCGCGCGCCCGGTCATGGTCTATGGCCACGAAGTGCTGGTGACCTCTAGCGTGGGCATCGCCATCTACCCGAACGACGGCGAAGACACCCATACGCTGCTGACCAACGCCGACGCCGCCATGTACCACGCCAAGCGCCTGGGCGGCACCGGCTACAGCTTCTTCGAGCCGTCCATGAACGCGGACGCGCACGAGCAGATCGAGCTGCTGCACGACCTGCGCCTGGCGCAGGAGCGCGGCCAGTTCGTGCTGCACTATCAGCCCAAATATGAAGCCCCGGCAGGGCCGATCATCGGCGCCGAGGCGCTGCTGCGCTGGAACCATCCCACGCGTGGCCTGGTCGGCCCGGATCAGTTCATTCCCACCGCTGAAAAGACCGGCCTGATCCTGTCGATCGGCGAATGGGTGATCAACGAGGCGTGCCGGCAGATGCGGGAATGGATCAACGCCGGCCAGACGCACTGGACCATCGCCGTCAATATTTCGGCCTTGCAGTTTGCCCACGCCAGCCTGGTGGAAACGGTACGCGTGGCGTTGGCGCGGCACGACGTTCCCCCTTCCTGCCTGACGCTGGAAGTCACCGAGTCCACCGCCATGCGCGACGCCGAAGCCAGTCTGGCCGTGCTCAAGCGCCTGTCGGGCCTGGGCGTCACGATCTCGATCGACGATTTCGGCACGGGCTATTCCAGCCTGCTGTATCTGAAGCGCCTGCCCGCGACGGAATTGAAGATTGATCGTGGCTTTGTGAATCAACTCGAGAACGACAACGAGGACGCGGCCATCGTGGCGGCCATCGTCGCCTTGGCGCAGCAGTTGAATTTGCGCATCGTCGCCGAGGGCGTGGAAACCGCCGCGCAGCAGAAGTTCCTGACGGGGCTGGGCTGTGAAACCTTGCAAGGCTTTCTGCTGGGCCGGCCGATGCCCGCGACTGAATTCCTGGAACACGCGGCAACCTGA
- a CDS encoding dihydrofolate reductase, whose protein sequence is MPASLTLIVAYSTNRAIGRDNALPWKLPGDLAHFKRSTLGHPIIMGRKTWDSLGRPLPGRSNIVISRNPDFNAAGATVVPTLEAAIAACGDMQEAFVIGGAQIYAQALPMAQRVLATEVHADVEGDAFFPLLPSFQWKETGREAQPAENGYAYDFVVYER, encoded by the coding sequence ATGCCCGCCAGCCTTACCCTGATCGTCGCCTACTCCACCAATCGCGCCATCGGGCGCGACAACGCCCTGCCCTGGAAACTGCCGGGCGACCTGGCGCATTTCAAGCGCAGCACGCTGGGCCATCCCATCATCATGGGCCGCAAGACCTGGGATTCCCTGGGGCGCCCGCTGCCGGGCCGCAGCAATATCGTCATCAGCCGCAATCCGGATTTCAACGCAGCCGGCGCCACCGTGGTGCCGACGCTGGAGGCGGCCATCGCGGCTTGTGGCGATATGCAGGAAGCATTCGTGATTGGCGGCGCGCAGATCTACGCGCAAGCGCTGCCGATGGCACAACGGGTGCTGGCGACGGAAGTGCACGCCGATGTCGAAGGCGACGCGTTCTTTCCGTTGTTGCCGTCGTTTCAGTGGAAGGAAACGGGACGTGAAGCGCAGCCGGCGGAGAACGGCTATGCATATGATTTTGTGGTTTATGAGCGGTGA
- a CDS encoding PLP-dependent aminotransferase family protein: MIDFQPNRARGLAPTLVEQLVAAILRAIEEQALRPGMSLPSVREFARQYGVSTFTVASAYSRLVSLGWLAARPGAGYRVASPDAPARRGEPLSWEPPRLNAGWLLSDIFADHSIPIKSGCGWLPGEWLNEEGLHVALRHMGRVPAMRIANYGHPYGYAPLRETIAASLSAQGMEVEASQVLLTQGVTHGLDMVIRTLLRPGDTVVVEQPAYANLLQLLRLAGLRVVSVPRTVDGLDCEALERVAALHRPRALFINTVLQNPSGASIGMANAFRILQAAERHGLWVIEDDISRELAPGVTPMLAALDGARRVVYLGGYSKVISPSVRVGYVVAHRDLVRDIARTKMAVGLTSPEIMERIVHQVIREGRYRAHIARTRERLAEAHGVVAEQMRQHGFEIHGRPQGGLFLWAKVAGTWRERGANGLAELALKDGIWLAPGSYFDVDEADTPWVRFNVAYSEAPALWRFMRNAGAA; encoded by the coding sequence GTGATTGATTTTCAGCCCAACCGCGCGCGCGGACTGGCCCCGACCTTGGTGGAACAATTGGTCGCGGCCATCTTGCGCGCCATTGAGGAACAGGCGCTGCGTCCGGGTATGTCCCTACCCTCGGTGCGCGAGTTCGCGCGCCAGTACGGCGTCAGCACCTTCACGGTGGCCAGCGCCTATAGCCGGCTGGTGTCGCTGGGTTGGCTGGCCGCGCGGCCGGGCGCGGGTTATCGGGTGGCCTCGCCGGATGCACCGGCCCGCCGGGGCGAGCCGCTGTCATGGGAACCGCCGCGCCTGAACGCCGGCTGGCTGCTGTCGGACATCTTTGCCGACCACTCCATCCCCATCAAGTCAGGCTGCGGCTGGTTGCCCGGCGAATGGCTGAATGAAGAGGGCCTGCATGTTGCCCTGCGCCACATGGGCCGGGTGCCGGCGATGCGCATCGCCAATTACGGGCATCCCTACGGCTATGCGCCGCTGCGCGAAACCATCGCGGCCAGCCTGAGCGCACAAGGGATGGAGGTGGAAGCGTCGCAGGTGCTGCTGACCCAAGGGGTGACGCACGGCCTGGACATGGTGATCCGCACCTTGCTGCGGCCGGGCGACACGGTCGTGGTCGAGCAGCCGGCCTATGCCAACCTGTTGCAGCTGCTTCGGCTGGCGGGACTGCGCGTGGTGTCGGTGCCGCGCACGGTGGACGGGCTGGACTGCGAGGCGCTGGAGCGCGTGGCGGCCCTGCACCGGCCGCGCGCGCTGTTCATCAATACTGTGTTGCAGAACCCGTCGGGCGCCAGCATCGGCATGGCCAATGCGTTCCGCATCCTGCAAGCGGCCGAGCGGCATGGCTTGTGGGTGATCGAAGACGATATCTCGCGCGAACTGGCGCCGGGCGTGACACCGATGCTGGCCGCGCTGGACGGCGCGCGGCGGGTGGTCTACCTGGGCGGGTATTCCAAGGTGATCAGCCCGTCGGTGCGCGTGGGGTACGTGGTGGCGCACCGCGATCTGGTTCGCGATATTGCGCGCACGAAGATGGCGGTGGGACTGACGTCGCCGGAGATCATGGAACGTATCGTGCACCAGGTGATTCGCGAAGGCCGCTACCGCGCGCACATCGCCCGCACCCGCGAACGGCTGGCCGAGGCGCATGGGGTGGTGGCCGAGCAGATGCGGCAACATGGTTTCGAGATCCATGGCCGGCCGCAAGGCGGCTTGTTCCTGTGGGCGAAGGTGGCGGGAACGTGGCGCGAGCGTGGCGCCAATGGTTTGGCGGAGCTGGCCTTGAAGGACGGGATCTGGCTGGCGCCGGGGTCGTATTTCGATGTGGACGAGGCCGATACGCCCTGGGTGCGATTCAACGTGGCGTATTCCGAGGCGCCAGCGTTGTGGCGGTTCATGCGGAATGCGGGGGCGGCTTGA
- a CDS encoding ABC transporter permease yields MQTPTDAAAQAAADLPGGGTPHVTAWGQVRQGLKSWPVMLALVVLVAIVAIAVFAPLLGTVDPTFIDPGSRLKQPFTDFLFGTDAFGRDVWSRVAYGARISLIAGLGAAVVSVVIGLIIGVIAGWFRSLDGFIMRTMDAIMAIPGILLAIALVSVTGASITTVLVAITIPEIPRVVRLVRGQILTVRGEPYVEAALALGTPLPLLLWRHMVPSTIAPLTVQGTYVFASAMLTEAILSFLGAGIPPEIASWGNIMSEGRMYFRMLPGLILFPGLFLSLTVLSVNILGDALRDALDPKMVRRI; encoded by the coding sequence ATGCAAACGCCAACCGATGCCGCCGCGCAAGCGGCCGCCGACCTTCCCGGAGGCGGCACTCCTCACGTCACTGCCTGGGGGCAAGTCCGCCAGGGCCTCAAAAGCTGGCCGGTCATGCTGGCGCTGGTGGTGCTGGTCGCCATCGTCGCCATCGCCGTGTTCGCGCCGCTGCTGGGCACGGTCGACCCCACCTTCATCGACCCGGGCTCGCGCCTGAAGCAACCCTTTACCGACTTCCTGTTCGGCACCGACGCCTTTGGCCGCGACGTCTGGTCGCGCGTGGCCTACGGCGCGCGCATCTCACTGATCGCGGGCCTGGGCGCCGCGGTCGTCAGCGTCGTCATCGGCCTGATCATCGGCGTCATCGCCGGCTGGTTCCGGTCGCTGGACGGGTTCATCATGCGCACCATGGACGCCATCATGGCGATTCCCGGCATCCTGCTGGCGATCGCCCTGGTGTCCGTCACCGGCGCCAGCATCACGACCGTGCTGGTCGCCATCACCATCCCTGAAATTCCCCGGGTGGTGCGGCTGGTGCGCGGGCAGATCCTGACGGTGCGCGGCGAACCCTATGTGGAAGCCGCGCTGGCGCTGGGCACGCCCTTGCCGCTGCTCTTGTGGCGCCACATGGTGCCCAGCACCATCGCGCCGCTGACGGTGCAAGGCACCTACGTGTTCGCCTCGGCCATGCTGACCGAGGCCATTCTCAGCTTTCTGGGCGCGGGCATCCCGCCCGAGATCGCGTCATGGGGCAACATCATGTCCGAAGGCCGCATGTACTTCCGCATGCTGCCCGGCCTGATTCTCTTTCCCGGCCTGTTCCTGTCGCTGACCGTGCTTAGCGTGAACATCCTGGGTGACGCCCTGCGCGACGCGCTGGACCCGAAAATGGTGCGCAGGATCTGA
- a CDS encoding ABC transporter permease produces the protein MLAFVSRRLLATIPVLVMVAVVVFAILRFSPGDPAIIMAGDGATPERIVQIRQTMGLDQPVIKQFVIWGGRLLQGDLGTSLMSGVPVTKLIAQRLEPSMSLAVLTLVFTLLVAIPLGILAAWRQGKLLDRAVMGFSVLGFSVPVFVTGYLLIWLFAIKLGWFNVQGYTPLAKGFWPYLHRLILPSLALSTVYVALIARITRTSVIEVMGEDFIRTARSKGLGETGVLLGHALRNAAVPIATVVGLGIALLISGVVVTESVFNIPGLGRLVVEAVLARDYPVIQGLTLFFAFVYVFINLVVDCAYTVFDPRIRY, from the coding sequence ATGCTGGCATTCGTCTCACGCCGGCTCCTCGCGACCATCCCCGTTCTGGTGATGGTCGCGGTGGTGGTCTTCGCGATATTGCGTTTCAGCCCGGGTGATCCGGCCATCATCATGGCGGGCGACGGCGCCACGCCCGAACGTATCGTCCAGATACGGCAGACGATGGGCCTGGACCAACCGGTCATCAAACAGTTTGTCATCTGGGGCGGCAGGCTCCTGCAAGGCGACCTGGGCACCTCGCTCATGTCGGGCGTGCCGGTCACCAAACTAATCGCGCAGCGTCTGGAACCGTCCATGAGCCTGGCGGTGCTGACACTGGTCTTCACCTTGCTGGTGGCCATTCCGCTGGGCATCCTGGCGGCATGGCGGCAAGGCAAGCTGCTGGACCGCGCCGTGATGGGCTTTTCGGTGCTGGGCTTTTCCGTGCCGGTGTTCGTCACGGGCTACCTGCTGATCTGGCTGTTCGCCATCAAGCTGGGGTGGTTCAACGTGCAGGGCTATACGCCGCTGGCAAAGGGCTTCTGGCCATATCTGCACCGGCTCATCCTGCCGTCACTGGCCTTGTCCACGGTGTATGTCGCATTGATCGCGCGCATCACGCGCACCAGCGTGATCGAGGTCATGGGTGAAGACTTCATCCGCACCGCGCGTTCCAAGGGCCTGGGCGAAACCGGTGTGCTGCTTGGCCATGCGCTGCGCAACGCGGCGGTGCCCATCGCCACGGTGGTGGGCCTGGGCATTGCGCTCTTGATCAGCGGCGTGGTCGTGACCGAATCGGTGTTCAACATTCCCGGCCTGGGCCGCCTGGTGGTCGAAGCCGTGCTGGCGCGTGACTACCCCGTCATCCAGGGCCTGACGTTGTTCTTCGCGTTCGTCTACGTGTTCATCAATCTGGTTGTCGATTGCGCCTACACGGTGTTCGACCCGCGAATCAGGTACTAG
- a CDS encoding M81 family metallopeptidase yields the protein MRIGIGGFQHETNTFAPSRATWEDFAEKGGGWPKLVSGPAMFQAVAGANIPVAGFIEAMNQHTLVPTTWAAASPSGPVTKDAFERISALILQGLSDALPLEGVYLDLHGAMVTEHLDDGEGELLKRVRDLVGPDVPVVASLDLHANVTRAMVRHADALVCYRTYPHIDMAETGQRAASLLSLRLGGMPRPYASLRALPYLISLCWQSTDIEPSRSLYAQVGEIESRGATSLSFATGFPAADFPECAPTVWAYGTTQAEADAAAAEMARAVLNAEREFGGKLYTPDEAVEEAMRIARDANKPVVIADAQDNPGAGGSSDTTGMLRALIRHDARDAAIGLIVDPAAALAAHRAGVGNKVRIALGGHSGIPDDEPLDSEFIVEKTSDGRFDTHGAFYRGFHMDLGPSACLRIGGVRIIVASNKVQMADQEMFRFAGVEPTRAAILVVKSSAHFRADFTAIAQTILVCAAPGSMLMDAAKQPWTRLRPGIRMAPCGPVFSGRAATA from the coding sequence ATGCGCATCGGTATAGGCGGCTTTCAGCACGAAACCAATACGTTCGCGCCTTCGCGTGCAACGTGGGAAGATTTTGCCGAGAAAGGTGGCGGCTGGCCAAAACTGGTCAGCGGCCCCGCGATGTTCCAAGCCGTGGCAGGCGCCAACATTCCCGTGGCGGGCTTCATCGAAGCCATGAACCAGCACACGCTGGTACCCACCACCTGGGCCGCGGCCAGCCCGTCGGGCCCGGTCACCAAAGACGCTTTTGAACGCATCAGCGCATTGATCCTGCAAGGCTTGTCCGACGCGCTGCCGCTGGAGGGCGTGTACCTGGACCTGCATGGCGCCATGGTCACCGAACACCTGGACGACGGCGAAGGCGAACTGCTCAAGCGCGTGCGCGACCTGGTCGGCCCCGACGTGCCCGTGGTGGCCAGCCTGGACCTGCACGCCAACGTCACGCGCGCCATGGTGCGCCACGCCGACGCGCTCGTCTGCTATCGCACGTATCCCCACATCGACATGGCCGAAACCGGACAGCGCGCCGCGTCGCTGCTGTCCCTGCGGCTGGGCGGCATGCCGCGCCCGTACGCATCGCTGCGTGCCCTGCCCTACCTGATCTCGCTGTGCTGGCAGTCCACCGACATCGAACCCTCGCGCAGCCTGTACGCGCAAGTGGGCGAGATTGAATCGCGCGGCGCCACCAGCTTGTCGTTCGCCACTGGCTTTCCCGCCGCTGACTTCCCCGAATGCGCGCCCACCGTGTGGGCCTACGGCACGACACAAGCCGAAGCCGATGCCGCCGCCGCTGAAATGGCGCGCGCCGTGCTGAACGCCGAACGCGAATTCGGCGGCAAGCTCTACACGCCGGATGAAGCCGTGGAAGAAGCCATGCGCATCGCGCGCGACGCCAACAAGCCCGTCGTCATTGCCGACGCGCAAGACAACCCTGGCGCGGGCGGCAGTTCCGACACCACGGGCATGCTGCGCGCCTTGATCCGCCACGATGCACGCGACGCCGCCATCGGCCTGATCGTGGACCCCGCCGCCGCGCTCGCCGCGCACCGCGCGGGCGTTGGAAACAAGGTACGGATTGCACTAGGTGGACACTCGGGTATTCCCGACGACGAACCGCTGGACAGCGAATTCATCGTCGAGAAAACGTCAGATGGACGCTTCGATACGCACGGCGCTTTCTATCGCGGGTTTCACATGGACCTGGGCCCCAGCGCCTGCCTGCGCATTGGTGGCGTACGCATCATCGTCGCGTCGAACAAGGTGCAGATGGCGGACCAGGAAATGTTCCGGTTCGCCGGCGTGGAACCCACGCGCGCCGCGATTCTGGTGGTGAAGAGTTCTGCGCATTTCCGCGCGGATTTCACGGCCATCGCGCAAACGATCCTGGTCTGCGCCGCCCCCGGCTCCATGCTGATGGATGCGGCAAAACAACCATGGACACGCTTGCGTCCCGGTATCAGAATGGCGCCTTGCGGACCGGTGTTTTCCGGCCGAGCCGCAACTGCCTGA
- a CDS encoding ABC transporter substrate-binding protein, whose protein sequence is MLKFVRAAALAGATLMMAHGAYAETVIKSVMHSPLRLTDPHATTAYITTWHGYMIYDTLLATDANNKIQPQMLEKWEVSPDGKTYTMTLRDGQKWHDGKPVTSEDCVASIKRWAGGDGMGRTLLKFTDKIEVIDDKSFRIVMKEPTDLALRALSKPTGTAPFMMPKRIAEQPVGKPITDMTGSGPFKVIEFKPGVKTVYAKNTDYVPRKEPASGLAGGKVVNVDKVEWDVMPDALTTANALLGGEIDFVEQFPYDLLPMIEGNPDLKEESLSPVGYFTMYRFNFKYPPFDNKKIRQAAMYAIGQEDVMKALVGNPKYWKTCASLWGCGTPLESDIGKEIVVPSNIEKAKELLKEAGYDNTPILMMHATDVGTLSAQPVVMAQALRKAGFNVNLAAMDWQSVATRRASKAAPAEGGWNIHNTNWYATDVMDPVRSAPAAANGDNAWFGWPDMPKVEELRTKFALTSDPAEQKKIADELQRIGIDEGLYVPLGQMSVPTVYSTKLSGLVHAPVFAFWNVKKAP, encoded by the coding sequence ATGCTCAAGTTTGTCCGAGCGGCCGCGCTGGCCGGTGCAACGTTGATGATGGCTCACGGCGCTTACGCCGAAACCGTCATCAAGTCCGTCATGCACTCGCCGTTGCGCCTGACCGACCCGCACGCCACCACCGCGTACATCACGACGTGGCACGGCTACATGATCTACGACACCTTGCTGGCCACCGACGCCAACAACAAGATCCAGCCGCAGATGCTTGAGAAGTGGGAAGTCTCGCCCGACGGCAAGACTTACACGATGACCTTGCGCGACGGCCAGAAGTGGCACGACGGCAAGCCGGTCACGTCCGAGGATTGCGTGGCCTCGATCAAGCGCTGGGCCGGTGGCGACGGCATGGGCCGCACGCTGCTCAAGTTCACCGACAAGATCGAAGTCATTGACGACAAGAGCTTTCGCATCGTCATGAAAGAACCCACGGACCTGGCGCTGCGCGCCCTGTCCAAGCCCACCGGCACCGCGCCGTTCATGATGCCCAAGCGCATCGCCGAACAACCCGTCGGCAAGCCCATCACCGACATGACCGGTTCGGGCCCGTTCAAGGTGATTGAATTCAAGCCGGGCGTGAAGACCGTGTACGCCAAGAACACCGACTACGTGCCGCGCAAGGAACCAGCCAGCGGCCTGGCCGGCGGCAAGGTTGTAAACGTGGACAAGGTGGAATGGGACGTCATGCCCGACGCGCTGACGACCGCCAACGCGCTGCTGGGCGGCGAGATCGACTTCGTCGAACAGTTCCCGTATGACCTGTTGCCCATGATTGAAGGCAACCCCGACCTGAAGGAAGAATCGCTCAGCCCGGTCGGCTACTTCACGATGTACCGCTTCAACTTCAAGTACCCGCCCTTCGACAACAAGAAGATCCGCCAGGCCGCCATGTACGCCATCGGCCAGGAAGACGTGATGAAGGCATTGGTGGGCAACCCCAAGTACTGGAAGACCTGCGCATCACTGTGGGGCTGCGGCACGCCGCTGGAATCCGATATCGGCAAGGAAATCGTCGTGCCCTCGAACATCGAGAAGGCCAAGGAACTGCTGAAGGAAGCCGGTTACGACAACACGCCCATCCTGATGATGCACGCGACCGACGTGGGCACGCTGTCGGCTCAACCGGTGGTGATGGCCCAGGCGCTGCGCAAGGCTGGCTTCAACGTCAACCTGGCCGCGATGGACTGGCAAAGCGTGGCCACGCGCCGCGCCTCGAAGGCCGCGCCGGCTGAAGGCGGCTGGAACATCCACAACACCAACTGGTACGCCACCGACGTGATGGACCCGGTGCGCTCCGCGCCCGCCGCCGCCAACGGCGACAACGCCTGGTTCGGCTGGCCCGACATGCCGAAGGTGGAAGAGCTGCGTACCAAGTTCGCCCTGACGTCCGACCCTGCCGAGCAGAAGAAGATTGCCGACGAACTGCAACGCATCGGCATCGACGAAGGCCTGTACGTGCCGCTGGGCCAGATGTCCGTGCCCACCGTCTACTCGACCAAGCTCTCCGGCCTGGTGCATGCACCGGTCTTTGCGTTCTGGAACGTCAAGAAAGCTCCTTAA